One Phycisphaerae bacterium DNA segment encodes these proteins:
- the folD gene encoding bifunctional methylenetetrahydrofolate dehydrogenase/methenyltetrahydrofolate cyclohydrolase FolD — translation MAAKIIDGKQVAADIRAELKTEVEKLKAKGITPGMGVILVGADPASISYVTAKEKACAEIGIYSDDNRLPADTSEKDLLALVNKMNKDPKINGILVQLPLPKHIDEQKVLLAIDPDKDVDGFHPVSVGKMCVGQKAFLPCTPHGVIQLLIRSGVKLDGAEVVIVGRSNIVGKPLANMLIQKSPTGNATVTVCHTRTKDTAAHTRRADIVIAAAGRPNTITADMVKDGVVVIDVGVNRIADATKKNGFRLVGDVDFEGLKEKASLITPVPGGVGPMTITMLLFNTVESAKMTTEPRQ, via the coding sequence ATGGCAGCAAAGATTATTGACGGTAAACAGGTCGCTGCGGATATCCGCGCAGAACTTAAAACAGAAGTTGAAAAACTCAAGGCCAAAGGCATAACGCCAGGTATGGGCGTAATCCTCGTCGGAGCAGACCCCGCCTCTATCTCCTATGTTACCGCAAAAGAAAAAGCCTGCGCAGAAATCGGAATCTATTCCGATGATAACCGCCTGCCCGCAGATACGAGCGAAAAGGATTTGCTCGCACTCGTCAATAAAATGAATAAAGACCCTAAAATCAACGGCATTCTCGTACAATTGCCATTGCCGAAACATATCGACGAACAAAAAGTTTTATTGGCAATCGACCCCGACAAAGACGTTGACGGCTTTCATCCGGTAAGTGTCGGCAAAATGTGCGTCGGTCAAAAAGCGTTCCTGCCCTGCACGCCTCACGGCGTTATTCAACTGCTGATTCGCAGCGGCGTCAAACTCGACGGCGCCGAGGTCGTTATTGTCGGCAGGAGCAATATCGTCGGTAAGCCGCTCGCCAATATGCTGATTCAAAAGTCACCTACCGGCAACGCTACCGTTACCGTCTGCCATACGAGAACAAAGGATACAGCCGCCCATACGAGACGTGCTGATATAGTTATCGCCGCGGCAGGAAGGCCGAATACGATTACAGCGGATATGGTAAAAGACGGCGTTGTCGTTATCGATGTCGGCGTGAATCGCATTGCAGATGCGACGAAGAAAAACGGGTTCAGACTTGTTGGCGATGTGGATTTCGAGGGATTGAAAGAAAAGGCAAGTTTGATTACTCCCGTCCCCGGCGGCGTAGGACCTATGACAATTACTATGCTTCTTTTCAATACGGTAGAAAGCGCGAAAATGACTACAGAGCCGCGACAGTAA
- a CDS encoding DUF4954 family protein, with translation MSDKYVLLTKKQIEQLENQNCICGDWQQVLVSSDFKPGNIKNTTFSGKIRLGKFDKMISFYGDVTKPAGIYNAYLHNCTVGDNVYISNVNNHIANYVIEDDCVIDHIDLLAVEGRTTFGNGIKAVVINEGGGREVIIFDKLTAQIAYVLALHRHRTKVREKIEKLIAQYTDSVKTDIGIVGKGSHLSNCGTIKNVKIGTAAIIGNVKRLENGTVKSCSEDRTEVGASVVAKDFIIAEGVKISEGSIISDCFIGQATKMTKQFSAENSVCFANCGFHHGEICSIFAGPYTVSHHKSTLLIAGLFSFFNAGSGTNQSNHMYKVGSVHQGIFERGAKMTSDGYVMYPARIGAFCVVMGRHYAHPDTGDLPFSYLFEEEDKSYVVPGVNLRTVGTVRDGEKWPKRDERKAPEKSDLIIFDVLSPYTVQKIIKGLDMLLNLQPANTHTSKEVVCNNLHFNAGALNKGIEYYTIAINKFLGDCLIDKLKNSKPNTSAELQKIFQSTNPDGLGKWLDIAGLLVPEKCVNTLLDDIESGKLATIEEIIKRLKKYHSGYSEYKWSWACEKIQNIMQKQPQQSITEKVLKLIGDWSAACKKLNALILSDAEKEFGEVPRIGFGVDGDEETRDADFDAVRGTYEGNSLVKQLKGQQEVITKTTQEWTDKVKSLS, from the coding sequence ATGAGCGATAAGTACGTCTTACTTACCAAAAAGCAAATCGAGCAGCTTGAAAACCAGAATTGTATTTGCGGCGACTGGCAGCAAGTTCTTGTCAGTTCTGACTTTAAGCCCGGCAACATTAAAAACACGACCTTTTCAGGTAAAATTAGGCTCGGCAAATTCGACAAAATGATAAGTTTTTACGGCGACGTAACCAAGCCCGCCGGCATTTACAACGCGTATCTTCACAACTGCACGGTAGGCGATAATGTTTATATTTCCAATGTAAACAACCACATCGCCAACTACGTCATCGAGGACGATTGCGTAATCGACCACATAGACCTGCTTGCCGTTGAGGGCCGGACGACATTTGGCAATGGCATCAAGGCCGTGGTTATTAACGAAGGCGGCGGCAGGGAAGTTATAATATTTGACAAGCTCACTGCCCAGATTGCGTATGTCCTTGCCCTGCACAGACATCGAACGAAGGTTCGCGAAAAAATTGAAAAGCTTATAGCTCAATATACCGACAGCGTTAAGACCGACATAGGCATCGTTGGCAAAGGCTCGCATTTATCGAATTGCGGAACGATTAAAAACGTCAAAATCGGTACTGCCGCCATTATCGGCAATGTAAAGCGTCTTGAGAATGGCACCGTTAAAAGCTGTTCCGAGGACCGGACTGAGGTTGGCGCCAGCGTTGTTGCGAAGGATTTTATCATTGCCGAGGGCGTTAAAATCAGTGAAGGCTCGATTATTTCCGATTGTTTTATCGGCCAGGCGACGAAGATGACCAAGCAGTTTTCTGCGGAGAATTCGGTTTGTTTCGCAAATTGCGGTTTCCATCACGGCGAAATATGTTCCATTTTCGCCGGCCCTTATACTGTCAGCCATCACAAATCCACATTGCTCATCGCCGGCTTATTTAGTTTCTTTAACGCCGGAAGTGGAACGAATCAGAGCAATCACATGTACAAAGTCGGCTCCGTTCATCAGGGCATTTTCGAGCGCGGCGCGAAAATGACCAGCGACGGCTACGTTATGTATCCCGCGAGGATTGGTGCGTTTTGCGTTGTGATGGGCAGACATTACGCCCATCCGGATACCGGCGATCTGCCATTCTCATACCTGTTCGAAGAAGAAGATAAAAGCTACGTCGTGCCCGGCGTAAACCTGCGAACCGTAGGAACCGTCCGCGACGGCGAAAAATGGCCCAAACGCGACGAAAGAAAAGCACCGGAAAAATCAGATTTGATTATTTTTGATGTACTAAGTCCCTATACCGTACAGAAAATTATCAAAGGACTCGATATGCTGCTCAACCTTCAGCCAGCTAATACCCATACCTCCAAGGAAGTGGTATGCAATAACCTGCACTTCAACGCAGGCGCCCTGAACAAAGGCATAGAATATTACACTATCGCCATAAATAAATTCCTCGGCGATTGCCTCATCGACAAACTTAAAAATTCAAAGCCCAATACCTCCGCCGAACTCCAGAAAATCTTTCAATCGACAAACCCCGACGGCCTGGGCAAATGGCTCGATATCGCCGGCCTGCTCGTACCTGAAAAATGCGTAAATACTCTGCTGGACGATATCGAATCTGGCAAACTGGCGACCATCGAGGAAATCATCAAAAGACTGAAAAAATATCATTCCGGCTATTCCGAATATAAATGGTCATGGGCCTGTGAAAAAATCCAAAATATAATGCAGAAACAGCCGCAGCAGTCTATAACCGAAAAAGTGCTTAAACTAATCGGCGACTGGTCCGCGGCGTGCAAAAAATTAAACGCACTCATTCTGTCCGACGCTGAAAAGGAATTCGGAGAGGTGCCGCGAATCGGGTTCGGCGTCGATGGCGATGAAGAAACAAGAGATGCCGACTTCGATGCGGTAAGAGGTACTTACGAAGGTAATAGCCTTGTAAAACAGCTTAAAGGACAGCAGGAAGTTATAACAAAAACCACCCAGGAATGGACGGATAAAGTTAAATCCCTTTCGTAA
- a CDS encoding M12 family metallo-peptidase, with protein MERETRDVSIGKNIFGKQVRRVFAGCAAILAVLSLASPAHGAEYSLITNDFRADAIVRAAELSLPNNFPPSRRSRPVTLTPFIAAEKGLSHGDTLTLNLFNDKVYTAHIDKVSVNINGTVTVRGRIEGYPLGYVLISTTGDSSLGSVRIPEKDEYYVIQSQPDVQQHYLLEVDVTQLKKLNDGPTPIPPLIMPHQESAEKEMPTATVQGGPLDPATIDVMIVYTPAALNRIGGLNNINSFIGNTIANANLVLNNSNTTLTVDLVYSAEVSYTESGSSYTDLDQLTYTGGGYSSMDEVHTWRNQYGADLVVLFADVEDVGGLGWLLNTTSGLPEYGFSLTSVRWGTWAIDDFVTIHEMGHNMGCHHYKWQTTQPGPGLFSYSAGWRWVANSVNYCSVMSYGQDGSYSGTRLGYFSNPDVYNQGVATGNAADGDNARTIRETKNIIAAYRPTAPPYNDMFANAITMSGTSWQATGRNICATKESGEPSHAGNAGGASVWWYWTAPFNGQMTIDTFGSSFDTLLAVYTGTSFPLTEIASNDDSGSPQSQVTFTAISGTTYRIAVDGHDGATGNITLNLYAAGEIVAWGSNDNGESTVPLPNTGFVAIAAGWNQSLGLKQDGSIAAWGNNANGQCTVPSPNTDFVAIASNWEDSLGLKQNSSLVAWGNNNSGQCTIPLPNTGFVAIADGGDHSLGLKTNGSIVAWGSNYYGQRTVPLPNTGFKAIAAGAWHSLGLKQDGSILAWGDNGYGQCTLPSPNTDFVAIAAGMYHSLGLKADGSIVAWGAGQPGQSDYPNYGQCILPSPNTGFVAIAAGHTHSLGLKQDGSIAAWGDDWYGQCTVPLPNTAFTAISAGGNHSLGLKGCQYALTVNSSGTESVGISSFTGHEGTTNYTYTVTSGTTILLTAPSTAGGKIFAGWTGDVTSSNQTIFFLINGDKTVIANFLPPVELTMAVSPSEGGTTTPPIGTSSFENGSTIPIEAHANAGYGFLSWTAIPQESAVFGNPNIASTTVILSDNAAITANFNAQPLADINATSNIVILNESNSITLDANSSTDDGLPNPPGTLTYHWQKVSGPNTCLIKNPNDVNTVVVFSGCGSFEFSLTISDGQLQDTQSVNVSVVLDIVYVSKSGNDITGSGTINNPFASITKGMDIVQDDGRVIVLPGTYYENVNFDGKSAILSSVNPDDMNVVETTIIDANNSGSAVTFDSGEDSNSILAGFTITGGNTELGGGIYIDGASPIIEKNIITGNSSNTEGGGIYCQGGSATIRYNKISDNYSVFIGGVSFESSFAVLQNNLIVGNSADYDSGIACVEGQPKIINNTISGNAAVYVDDSSGLVIASSSLSPIISNNIIAFNYGAPGVADFGGFDPNYFSYNDVNGHPNGDYVSLYLLTPNQTGVNGNISEDPLFADTDANDYHLLPESLLIDAGDPNSDWSNEPRPNGGRINIGAYGNTSEASCSAAGDITWDKKVDFKDFAKLAFYWLQNEPSVDIAPLVSGDNIVDIKDLSVLADHWLEGQ; from the coding sequence ATGGAACGGGAAACAAGAGATGTTTCTATAGGCAAAAACATATTTGGTAAACAAGTAAGGCGTGTTTTTGCCGGATGTGCCGCCATCCTGGCAGTTCTTTCGCTGGCGTCGCCGGCACACGGAGCGGAATATTCACTAATCACAAATGACTTTCGCGCGGATGCTATTGTCCGTGCTGCGGAGCTTTCGCTTCCGAACAACTTTCCGCCATCGCGGCGGTCTCGCCCTGTAACGCTTACCCCTTTCATCGCTGCTGAGAAGGGCCTGTCCCATGGTGACACGCTTACCCTCAACCTTTTTAATGACAAGGTCTATACCGCTCATATTGACAAGGTTTCCGTGAACATCAACGGTACGGTTACTGTACGGGGCCGAATAGAGGGTTATCCCCTCGGCTATGTGCTCATATCCACTACCGGAGATAGTAGTCTCGGCTCTGTCCGTATTCCCGAGAAAGACGAATACTACGTCATTCAGAGTCAACCCGACGTCCAGCAACATTATCTGTTAGAAGTGGACGTCACCCAACTCAAAAAATTGAATGACGGGCCGACGCCGATTCCGCCGCTTATTATGCCCCACCAGGAATCCGCCGAGAAGGAGATGCCCACAGCCACAGTCCAAGGTGGGCCGCTGGACCCTGCCACCATTGATGTGATGATTGTTTACACCCCGGCAGCTCTTAATCGGATCGGCGGTCTCAACAATATCAACAGTTTCATCGGGAATACCATTGCAAACGCGAATCTTGTCCTCAATAACAGCAATACCACTCTAACTGTGGATCTCGTTTACTCCGCCGAGGTCAGCTACACAGAGAGCGGCAGTTCCTATACCGACCTTGACCAGTTGACTTACACCGGCGGCGGATACTCGTCCATGGACGAAGTTCATACCTGGCGTAATCAATATGGAGCGGACCTGGTGGTGTTGTTTGCCGATGTTGAAGACGTCGGCGGGTTAGGCTGGCTTCTTAACACAACGTCGGGTTTGCCGGAATATGGTTTTTCGCTTACAAGTGTGCGGTGGGGAACCTGGGCTATAGATGATTTTGTAACTATTCACGAAATGGGTCATAATATGGGCTGCCATCACTACAAGTGGCAGACTACCCAGCCCGGCCCCGGATTGTTCAGTTATTCTGCTGGTTGGCGATGGGTGGCGAACTCTGTCAATTACTGCTCGGTGATGTCCTACGGGCAAGATGGAAGTTATAGCGGCACTCGATTAGGATACTTCTCCAACCCGGATGTTTACAACCAGGGAGTTGCTACCGGTAATGCTGCCGATGGTGATAATGCCCGTACTATTCGTGAAACAAAGAATATTATTGCTGCCTACAGACCGACGGCGCCCCCTTATAATGACATGTTTGCAAATGCAATTACGATGTCTGGTACCAGTTGGCAGGCTACGGGCAGGAATATTTGCGCGACAAAAGAATCCGGAGAGCCGAGTCATGCAGGCAATGCAGGCGGAGCATCTGTATGGTGGTACTGGACGGCACCGTTTAACGGCCAAATGACTATAGACACGTTTGGCAGCAGTTTTGATACACTGCTGGCAGTCTATACAGGAACTTCTTTCCCCTTGACAGAAATAGCATCCAATGATGATTCAGGCAGTCCGCAAAGCCAGGTTACGTTTACAGCAATTTCGGGCACTACATATCGAATTGCAGTAGATGGGCACGACGGGGCTACAGGTAATATTACTCTGAATTTATATGCCGCCGGAGAAATTGTGGCCTGGGGAAGCAACGATAACGGTGAAAGCACTGTGCCGCTGCCTAATACAGGTTTTGTCGCTATTGCGGCCGGCTGGAACCAATCGCTTGGCCTGAAACAAGATGGCTCGATTGCGGCCTGGGGGAACAACGCAAATGGTCAATGCACTGTGCCGTCGCCCAATACAGATTTTGTTGCTATTGCGTCCAACTGGGAGGACTCTCTTGGCCTGAAACAAAATAGCTCACTTGTGGCATGGGGAAACAATAATTCCGGTCAATGTACTATTCCGCTGCCTAATACAGGTTTTGTCGCCATCGCGGACGGCGGGGATCACTCGCTTGGCCTGAAGACCAACGGCTCAATTGTGGCATGGGGAAGCAACTATTACGGTCAACGCACTGTGCCTTTGCCCAATACAGGCTTTAAGGCTATTGCGGCTGGCGCGTGGCATTCGCTTGGTCTGAAACAGGATGGCTCGATTTTGGCCTGGGGAGATAACGGGTACGGTCAATGTACTTTGCCGTCTCCCAATACGGATTTTGTCGCCATTGCGGCGGGCATGTATCACTCTCTTGGCCTGAAGGCCGATGGCTCGATTGTGGCCTGGGGAGCTGGACAACCGGGACAGTCGGACTATCCGAACTACGGTCAATGCATTTTGCCGTCGCCCAATACTGGTTTTGTAGCTATTGCGGCCGGCCATACTCACTCTCTTGGCCTGAAACAAGATGGCTCAATTGCAGCATGGGGAGACGACTGGTACGGTCAATGCACAGTTCCACTGCCTAATACTGCTTTTACGGCCATCTCGGCCGGCGGGAATCACTCGCTTGGCCTGAAAGGGTGTCAGTATGCTCTAACTGTGAACTCATCCGGGACAGAGTCGGTTGGCATTAGCAGCTTCACCGGACATGAGGGAACAACAAATTATACTTACACCGTAACAAGCGGGACGACTATACTGCTGACGGCGCCTTCGACGGCGGGCGGAAAAATATTTGCCGGGTGGACGGGCGATGTAACGAGCAGCAATCAGACTATTTTCTTCCTGATAAATGGAGACAAAACGGTTATAGCGAATTTTTTACCGCCTGTGGAATTAACAATGGCAGTATCGCCGTCTGAAGGAGGAACAACAACACCTCCTATAGGAACATCATCTTTCGAAAATGGTTCGACGATACCGATTGAAGCCCATGCAAATGCAGGTTATGGTTTCCTGTCGTGGACGGCTATTCCTCAGGAGAGCGCTGTTTTCGGTAATCCCAATATCGCATCGACAACAGTTATCCTTTCAGATAATGCCGCAATAACAGCTAATTTCAATGCGCAGCCCCTGGCCGATATAAACGCAACATCAAATATAGTAATTCTGAATGAATCTAATTCGATAACGCTTGATGCAAACTCGTCAACTGATGATGGGCTGCCAAATCCTCCCGGAACTTTAACCTATCATTGGCAGAAAGTTTCAGGGCCGAATACCTGCCTGATTAAAAATCCAAATGATGTAAATACTGTTGTTGTTTTTTCGGGTTGCGGTTCATTCGAATTCAGTTTAACTATTTCCGACGGCCAGTTGCAGGATACACAATCTGTAAATGTTAGTGTGGTTTTAGATATTGTATATGTTTCAAAGTCCGGAAACGATATTACCGGCTCAGGTACCATCAACAATCCTTTTGCGTCAATAACCAAAGGTATGGATATTGTCCAGGACGACGGAAGAGTAATCGTTTTGCCGGGGACTTATTATGAGAATGTAAACTTTGACGGCAAAAGTGCAATCCTCAGCAGTGTAAATCCAGACGATATGAATGTTGTAGAAACAACGATAATAGATGCAAATAATTCAGGTTCCGCAGTTACATTTGATTCAGGTGAGGATTCAAATAGTATTCTTGCCGGTTTTACAATAACTGGCGGCAACACAGAATTAGGAGGCGGAATATATATCGATGGAGCATCGCCGATTATTGAGAAAAATATAATTACAGGCAACAGTTCGAACACCGAAGGCGGTGGAATATACTGCCAGGGAGGCTCCGCAACAATAAGATATAATAAAATCAGTGATAATTACTCTGTTTTTATAGGCGGGGTTAGTTTCGAGAGCAGCTTTGCTGTTTTGCAGAACAATCTGATAGTCGGCAATAGTGCGGATTATGATTCCGGTATAGCTTGTGTTGAGGGTCAGCCCAAAATAATTAACAACACGATATCAGGTAACGCAGCGGTATATGTTGATGATTCATCGGGTTTGGTTATAGCATCAAGTTCACTGTCACCGATAATCAGCAATAACATAATAGCGTTTAATTATGGAGCACCCGGAGTAGCCGATTTTGGCGGCTTTGACCCGAATTATTTTAGCTATAATGATGTTAATGGTCATCCAAACGGTGACTACGTTAGCCTGTATTTACTGACGCCAAACCAGACCGGCGTCAATGGTAATATATCCGAGGATCCGCTTTTTGCTGATACGGACGCTAATGATTATCATTTGCTTCCAGAGTCTCTGTTAATCGATGCAGGCGACCCGAATTCAGATTGGAGCAACGAACCTCGGCCTAATGGCGGTCGAATCAATATAGGGGCTTATGGAAATACGTCAGAGGCATCGTGCAGCGCTGCAGGTGATATTACATGGGACAAGAAAGTAGATTTTAAAGATTTTGCAAAACTTGCTTTCTACTGGCTGCAAAATGAACCATCAGTAGATATTGCCCCGTTAGTTAGTGGTGATAATATAGTTGATATAAAGGACTTGTCGGTTTTGGCAGACCACTGGCTTGAAGGGCAGTAA
- a CDS encoding formate--tetrahydrofolate ligase encodes MLDPTKLKDWQVAEEAEKDARPIVELAAELGLKDDEIIPMGRLLAKIDYKKVLNRLGSVQRAKYIDVTAITPTPLGEGKTTTTIGLVQGLGKLGKKVCGAIRQPSGGPTFNVKGSAAGGGLAQCIPLAPLSLGLTGDIDCITNANNLAMVALTSRLQHENNYDDARLAKSKLKRLDIDPDTVQMKWVMDFCAQSLRDIVIGRGGKMDGFEMKSGFAISVSSEVMAILAVSKDLADMRKRMSKIVVAYSKSGREVTTADLEVDGAMTALMAKTINPNLLQTIEGQPVFVHAGPFANIAIGQSSIIADMLGTKLADYHITESGFAADIGFEKFWNLKCRMSGLKPNAVVIVATIRALKMHGGGPAVKPGAPLSEEYTSENLPLVEKGCENLLAHIEIVKKSGVKPIVCINSFYTDTKAETQLVKKIAEQNGALCAVSEHWLKGGEGAKELAEAVISVCEEKNNFKFLYELTTPLRKRIELIAKEVYGADGVEYTPIAMEKAKAIENDPQAQKLGTCMVKTHLSLSHDPTIKGRPKGWTLPVRDIMIYKGAGFIVPVAGDIKLMPGTASNPAFRNIDVDTETGKVKGLF; translated from the coding sequence ATGCTTGACCCGACAAAACTCAAAGACTGGCAGGTTGCCGAAGAAGCCGAAAAGGATGCAAGACCAATCGTAGAGCTCGCCGCCGAACTCGGCCTTAAAGACGATGAAATCATTCCTATGGGCAGACTCCTCGCCAAAATCGACTACAAAAAAGTTCTCAATCGGCTCGGCTCGGTGCAAAGAGCAAAATATATCGACGTTACCGCGATAACGCCTACTCCTCTTGGCGAAGGCAAAACGACCACTACAATCGGTCTTGTCCAGGGTCTTGGCAAACTCGGAAAAAAAGTTTGCGGCGCCATACGTCAGCCCAGCGGCGGCCCGACATTTAACGTCAAAGGTTCCGCTGCAGGAGGCGGCCTGGCTCAATGTATTCCCCTTGCTCCGCTTTCTCTCGGCCTTACAGGCGACATCGATTGCATCACAAACGCAAACAATCTCGCTATGGTCGCGCTGACCAGCAGGCTTCAGCACGAGAATAATTACGACGACGCAAGACTTGCAAAAAGCAAATTGAAACGTCTCGACATCGACCCCGATACGGTACAGATGAAATGGGTCATGGATTTTTGTGCCCAGTCTCTTCGTGATATCGTCATCGGCAGAGGCGGAAAAATGGACGGCTTTGAAATGAAGTCAGGCTTCGCCATTTCAGTATCCAGCGAAGTCATGGCTATTCTCGCTGTTTCGAAGGACCTTGCCGATATGCGTAAACGAATGTCGAAAATCGTCGTCGCCTACAGCAAATCCGGCCGCGAAGTTACCACTGCCGACCTCGAAGTTGATGGCGCGATGACCGCATTAATGGCAAAAACGATAAATCCGAATCTGCTTCAGACAATCGAAGGCCAGCCCGTTTTCGTACACGCAGGGCCATTCGCAAATATCGCTATCGGCCAAAGCTCGATTATCGCCGATATGCTCGGAACGAAACTTGCCGATTACCATATAACCGAAAGCGGGTTCGCCGCCGATATCGGCTTCGAGAAATTCTGGAACTTAAAATGCAGAATGTCCGGCCTTAAGCCAAACGCGGTCGTGATTGTCGCGACAATAAGGGCATTAAAAATGCACGGCGGAGGCCCAGCCGTCAAGCCCGGCGCACCACTGAGCGAAGAATACACCAGCGAAAATCTCCCGCTCGTCGAAAAAGGCTGCGAAAACCTTCTGGCACACATCGAAATCGTCAAAAAAAGCGGCGTTAAACCCATCGTCTGCATCAACAGCTTCTATACCGATACAAAAGCAGAAACCCAGCTCGTTAAAAAGATAGCCGAGCAAAACGGAGCCCTCTGCGCTGTCTCGGAGCATTGGCTCAAAGGCGGCGAAGGCGCAAAAGAACTGGCCGAGGCAGTCATATCAGTATGCGAAGAAAAAAATAACTTCAAATTCCTCTACGAACTGACGACCCCGCTTCGCAAACGAATCGAACTTATCGCAAAAGAAGTTTACGGCGCCGATGGAGTCGAATACACGCCCATCGCGATGGAAAAAGCAAAGGCGATTGAAAATGACCCCCAGGCACAGAAACTCGGAACCTGTATGGTCAAGACGCATCTTTCACTTTCGCACGACCCGACCATAAAAGGCAGACCAAAAGGCTGGACACTTCCGGTCAGAGATATTATGATTTACAAAGGCGCAGGCTTTATCGTACCTGTCGCAGGCGATATTAAACTTATGCCCGGTACAGCCTCGAATCCGGCGTTCAGAAATATCGACGTCGATACCGAAACAGGAAAAGTTAAAGGACTATTTTAA
- a CDS encoding HNH endonuclease has product MAKIMQKTYMPLYYPDFIAHIGVAILLCYRKIKYGLAFRKIKLTQEKYAMVSQEDFEEINKHKWSAVNNHNETYYAIRGIYINRRKKRIIMHREIMKPKAGFVVDHKDGDGLNNTRENLRIVTAAENAYNRKKHKNKCSSKYKGVSREKDSKKWRAIINYKGIPIRLGFFDSEIEAAKAYDDAAKELYREYAKLNFG; this is encoded by the coding sequence GTGGCTAAAATTATGCAAAAAACTTATATGCCATTATATTATCCCGATTTTATCGCGCACATCGGCGTTGCGATTCTGCTTTGTTATCGCAAAATCAAATACGGCCTTGCATTCCGCAAAATCAAACTGACGCAGGAAAAATACGCGATGGTCAGTCAGGAGGATTTCGAGGAAATAAACAAACATAAATGGTCGGCAGTAAATAACCATAATGAAACTTATTACGCAATCCGCGGGATATATATTAACAGGAGAAAAAAACGGATAATAATGCACCGGGAGATTATGAAGCCGAAGGCCGGTTTTGTCGTTGACCATAAAGACGGAGACGGACTAAATAATACGAGAGAAAATCTGCGAATAGTTACGGCGGCTGAAAATGCCTATAACAGAAAGAAACATAAAAATAAATGCAGTTCTAAATATAAGGGAGTGTCCCGCGAGAAAGACAGTAAAAAATGGCGGGCAATTATCAATTATAAAGGTATTCCAATACGGCTCGGGTTTTTCGACAGTGAGATAGAGGCGGCAAAGGCATACGATGACGCGGCTAAAGAACTGTATAGGGAATACGCGAAACTGAATTTTGGGTAA
- a CDS encoding AAA family ATPase — protein sequence MKPLYISATGQDSGKTAVICGLIQYLRSHGHNPGYCKPVGQRYVMYNNHSIDEDAVLAHKVFDFKDRPEDMSPIAVAEGFTAKFIANPDVSPLEKQIRDSFARLQEKHQMVIIEGTGHAGVGSCFGLSNARVAQMLDANVVIVASGGIGRPIDEISLSLALFKQYNVNVTGVILNKIYPQKYEKIKSIAPKGLELIGTKLVGNIPYDSNLSFFSVGQIAEEFGYKVVCGNESLSNKIEHTVVAAMEPQNVLKYIERNTLIITPGDRIDNILLTLALSQSKDYHDKLCSGGLILTGGLKPDSTILALLLKGTIPVLLTDEDTFTVTAKMKDLHFKIRADDHDKIARTYELLKDNVDIDAILKNLSA from the coding sequence ATGAAACCCCTTTATATTAGCGCGACTGGACAGGACAGCGGCAAGACCGCCGTAATTTGCGGCCTGATTCAGTATCTGCGAAGCCACGGCCACAATCCCGGCTACTGCAAACCTGTCGGCCAGCGATATGTTATGTATAACAACCACAGCATTGACGAAGACGCCGTACTTGCCCACAAGGTTTTCGACTTCAAGGACCGTCCCGAGGATATGAGTCCCATCGCCGTCGCGGAAGGTTTCACAGCCAAATTCATCGCAAACCCGGATGTTTCACCGCTCGAAAAGCAGATACGAGACAGTTTCGCCAGGCTTCAGGAAAAGCATCAAATGGTAATTATTGAAGGTACCGGCCATGCCGGCGTTGGAAGCTGTTTCGGCCTGTCGAACGCCCGCGTCGCGCAAATGCTCGATGCGAACGTGGTAATAGTCGCCTCCGGCGGTATCGGCAGACCCATTGACGAAATTTCGTTATCTCTTGCCCTTTTCAAACAATATAACGTCAACGTAACAGGTGTGATTCTGAATAAGATTTACCCGCAGAAATACGAGAAGATTAAATCCATCGCCCCGAAGGGACTGGAGCTTATCGGCACAAAACTCGTGGGAAATATTCCTTACGATTCCAATCTTTCATTTTTCTCCGTCGGCCAGATAGCCGAGGAATTCGGCTATAAGGTTGTCTGCGGCAACGAATCTCTTTCGAATAAAATCGAGCATACCGTTGTCGCCGCGATGGAGCCGCAGAACGTGCTCAAGTATATCGAAAGAAACACGCTGATAATTACGCCCGGCGACCGCATCGATAATATTCTGCTTACCCTTGCCCTGTCTCAATCGAAAGACTATCACGATAAATTATGCAGCGGCGGACTGATTCTCACCGGCGGACTCAAGCCCGATTCGACTATATTGGCCCTTCTTTTGAAAGGTACGATTCCCGTACTTCTTACGGATGAGGATACTTTTACTGTCACGGCAAAAATGAAGGATTTGCACTTTAAAATCCGTGCTGACGACCATGACAAAATCGCCAGAACTTATGAATTGCTCAAGGACAACGTCGATATCGACGCCATTTTAAAGAATTTATCCGCCTAA